One stretch of Patescibacteria group bacterium DNA includes these proteins:
- a CDS encoding glycosyltransferase family 2 protein: MFDVNIVIVNYKMRDDIEKCLSSLFSETANTSLKIMVHVIDNSENEDGIKEFVEENFPQVKYIDMHGNVGFGKSQNAGFKNAQAKYYLALNPDVEFIDGQNTIERFFNYMEENESVGVAGPKTLNLDGSVQLTCNRFFDFFDQIARRLGLGNKIPYFKKKVDRYLMADFNHDKTVKVDWIIGSFMFLRGSLALELGFFDDRFFMYFEDCDLCRRTWHKNFDVMYLHDIKVKHGHRRDSAEKFPLLSILTNRVTRIHIKSWLQYFLKWGFKKERYGR; the protein is encoded by the coding sequence ATGTTTGATGTAAATATTGTTATTGTGAATTACAAGATGAGGGATGACATTGAAAAATGTTTGTCTTCGCTTTTTTCAGAAACTGCAAACACATCATTGAAAATAATGGTTCATGTTATTGATAATTCAGAAAATGAAGATGGCATAAAAGAGTTTGTTGAAGAAAATTTTCCTCAAGTCAAATATATAGACATGCATGGAAATGTTGGGTTTGGTAAATCTCAAAATGCAGGATTTAAAAATGCCCAGGCCAAATATTATCTAGCTCTAAATCCTGATGTTGAATTTATTGATGGACAGAATACTATTGAAAGATTTTTTAATTATATGGAAGAAAATGAGAGTGTCGGTGTAGCTGGTCCGAAAACTCTAAATTTAGATGGCAGTGTTCAACTAACTTGTAATCGTTTTTTTGATTTTTTTGATCAAATTGCCAGGAGGCTTGGCTTAGGTAATAAAATACCTTATTTCAAGAAAAAAGTTGATAGATATTTAATGGCGGATTTTAATCATGACAAAACAGTTAAGGTAGATTGGATAATAGGATCCTTTATGTTTTTGCGTGGAAGTCTGGCACTAGAATTGGGATTTTTTGATGATAGATTCTTTATGTATTTTGAAGATTGTGATTTGTGCAGAAGAACGTGGCATAAAAATTTTGATGTTATGTACCTTCATGATATCAAAGTTAAGCATGGTCACAGAAGAGATTCGGCTGAGAAGTTTCCACTATTGTCAATTCTTACAAACAGAGTTACGAGAATTCATATTAAAAGTTGGCTTCAGTATTTTTTAAAGTGGGGATTTAAGAAGGAAAGATATGGGAGATAA